The Alphaproteobacteria bacterium DNA window CGCGCGCCGGCGCGACCGTCGCCGACATGGAATTCGTGCAGTTCCACCCCACCGCGCTCGATGTCGGGCGCGATCCGATGCCGCTGGTCAGCGAGGCGGTGCGCGGCGAGGGCGCCGTGCTGGTCGACGAGACCGGGTATCGCTTCCTCGAGGGCAAGGGCCGTGCCGAGCTCGAGCCGCGCGACGTCGTCGCCCGCGGCGTCGCGGCGCATCTCGCCGCCGGCCATCGCGTCTTCCTCGATGCGCGCGAAGCGCTGGGCGCACGCTTCGCCCAACGCTTCCCGGCCATCACCGCGCTCTGCCGCGAGTCGGGCATCGATCCCGTGACGCAGCCGATCCCGGTGCGGCCGGCGGCCCACTACCAGATGGGCGGCATCGCCGTCGACGACGATGGCCGCGCCACGGTGGACGGCCTGTGGGCCTGCGGCGAGGTCGCCGCGACCGGCCTGCACGGCGCCAATCGCCTCGCCAGCAACTCGCTGCTCGAAGCCGTGGTCACGGCGCAACGCGCGGCCCGCAGCGTTTCCGGGACCATGACCGCGCGAGCCACAACGCCACAGCCAGCGATGCTGCCGCCGGCGCCCGATCCCACCGACGTGCGCGCGACGATCAGCGAAGCCCTGGGCGTGGTGCGCGAGCGTGCCGGCATCGAGCGTGCCATGGAGCGCCTGCAGCCCCTGGCCTTCGGCGCGACGGCGGCGGCCGATCCCGCGCTGGTCGGCCTGCTGATCGCGACGGCGGCGCTGGCCCGCACCGAAAGCCGCGGCGGCCACTGGCGTCGCGACTTCCCGCGAACCTCGCCCGCCTGGGCCCATCGCCTGACGCAGCGCGTGAACGACGGCGGCCCGCATGTCGTCTGTCGCATGATGCCGTCGCACGCATCCCGCACTCTTGCCGCCGGAGACTGAACCATGACGCTCCCTCCCCTGCCCGCCCTGATGATCGAAGCGCCGGTTCGCGCCGCGCTGCTGGAAGACCTCGGCCGCGCCGGCGACATCACCACCTCGGCGATCATTCCGGTCGAGGCGCGCGCCGAGACGGCGCTGGTGGCGCGCCAGCCGGGCGTGGTCGCCGGCCTCGACGTCGCCGCGCTCGCCTTCCGCCTGATCGATCCGACGATCGAAACGCGCATCGCCCGTGCCGATGGCACGCGGGTCGAACCGGGCGATGGCATCGCCGTGATCTCGGGTCCGACGCGCGGCATCCTCACCGCCGAGCGCGTGGCGCTGAACTTCCTCGGACATCTCAGCGGCGTGGCCTCGGCGACGGCCACTCTCGTTGCGGCCGTGGCCGGCCACAAGGCGCGCATCTGCTGCACGCGCAAGACGCTGCCCGGCCTGCGCGCGTTGCAGAAATATGCCGTGCGCGCCGGCGGCGGCGTCAACCACCGCTTCGGCCTCGACGATGCCGTGCTGATCAAGGACAACCACGTCGCCGCCGCCGGTGGCGTGGGCAACGCGATCCGTGGCGCGCGCGACGGCGTCGGCCATCTGGTGAAGATCGAGGTCGAGGTCGATTCGCTCGAGCAGCTCGATGAGGCGATGGCGGTGGGCGTCGATGCCGTGCTGCTCGACAACATGACGCCGCCGATGCTGGCCGAGGCGGTGCGCCGCGTCGCCGGCCGCGCCGTCACCGAAGCCTCCGGCCGCATCACGCCGGCGACGGCGCCGGCCATCGCCGCCAGCGGCGTCGACCTGATCTCGGCCGGCTGGCTGACCCACAGCGCCCAGGTGCTCGACATCGGACTGGACTGGCTCGCACAGGACGGCCGACGCGCGGCGGCTTGAGGCAGCATCAAAGCATTCCCACTTCCTTCCCCCGGAGGGGGAAGGTGCCCGAAGGGCGGAAGGGGGATGTCGAAGACGAACACCGGTGTTGTTGAAGCATCCCCCTTCCGTCGCTTCGCGCCACCTTCCCCCTCCGGGGGAAGGACGTTGATTCGAGTGCTCGATGGGGCCGGCATCTTTGTTGCCGGCCGCGCGGCGCCGCCAGCCACGATCGTGCGTGCGCGCCGTGCCGGGCGCCACAAGCAGAGCCGAGTGCGGGCGTTCTTGCCACTGCTCATGGAGTAGCGTGATATCGCGCAATCGATCGCGCCAGAGCGGGAGCCCGCCATGCCGGAAACCAGGCCGCTGACCTTCCACGTGCCGGCACCGGCCGTGCGGCCCGGCGGCACGCCGGATTTCAGCGACGTGAAGATCTCGCCCGCCGGCGCGGTGCGGCGGCCCGAGATCGATGTCGCGCCCGAGGACATCCGCGACCTCGCCTTCGACATCATCCGCGTGCTCAACCGCAACAGCGAGGCGGTGGGGCCATGGGCCGGCCTGCTCACGCACGAGGCGCTGCTCGAGGGCCTGCGCCACATGATGACCCTGCGCGCCTTCGATGCGCGCATGCAGATGGCGCAGCGCCAGGGCAAGACCTCGTTCTACATGCAGCACATGGGCGAGGAAGCGGTGAGCTGCGCCTTCCGCAAGGCCCTGTCGCCAGGCGACATGAACTTCCCGACCTATCGGCAGGCGGGCCTGCTGATTGCCGGCGGCTATCCCATGCTCGACATGATGAACCAGATCTATTCCAACGAGCTCGATCCGCTGAAGGGCCGGCAGCTGCCGGTGATGTATTCCTCGCGCGAGCACGGCTTCTTCTCGATCTCCGGCAATCTCGCGACGCAGTTCGTCCAGGCGGTGGGCTGGGCGATGGCCTCGGCGATGAAGCGCGACACGAAGATCGCGGCCGGCTGGATCGGCGACGGCTCGACCGCGGAGTCCGACTTCCATTCGGCGCTGGTCTTCGCCTCGACCTACAAGGCGCCGGTGGTGCTGAACATCGTCAACAACCAGTGGGCCATCTCGACCTTTCAGGGCATCGCCCGCGGCGGCTCCGGCACCTTCGCCGCGCGCGGCCTGGGCTTCGGCATTCCGGCGCTGCGCGTCGACGGCAACGACTACCTCGCCGTGCACGCGGTGGCGAAATGGGCGATCGAGCGCGCGCGATCCAATCTCGGGCCGACCCTGGTGGAGTACGTCACCTACCGCGTCGGCGCGCATTCAACATCGGACGATCCCTCGGCCTATCGGCCCAAGACCGAGTCCGACGCCTGGCCGCTGGGCGATCCGGTGCTGCGCCTGAAGAACCACCTGATCCGCGAGGGCACGTGGAGCGAGGAGCGCCACAAGCAGGCCGAGGCCGAGATCCTTTCGACCGTGATATCGGTGCAGAAGGAAGCCGAGAGCCACGGCACCCTCCACTCCGGCCCGCACCCCTCGGCGCGCGACATGTTCGAGGGCGTCTATGCGGAGATGCCGCCGCATCTGCGCCGCCAGCGCCAGCAGGGAGGCGTGTGATGACTTCCTGTTCTTACCTTCCCCCGGAGGGGGAAGGTGGCGCGCGCAGCGCGACGGATGGGGGATGTCGAAGACGAACGCGGGAGTTCGGCTTCGACATCCCCCATCCGCCCTTCGGGCACCTTCCCCCTCCGGGGGAAGGTAAGGGAGTGTAGCCATGCCGCGCAGGACGATGGTCGAGGCGATCCGCGACGCCATGGATGTCTCGATGCAGCGCGACGACAACGTCGTCGTGTTCGGCGAGGATGTCGGCTATTTCGGCGGCGTGTTCCGCTGCACCCAGGGCCTGCAACAGAAATTCGGCTCGAGCCGCTGCTTCGACACGCCGATCAGTGAACTGGGCATCGTCGGCACCGCCGTCGGCATGGCGGCCTATGGCCTGCGGCCCTGCATCGAGATCCAGTTCGCCGACTACATGTATCCGGCCTACGACCAGATCGTCTCGGAAGCCGCGCGGCTGCGCTATCGCTCCAACGGCCAGTTCACCGTGCCGATGGTGGTGCGCATGCCGACCGGCGGCGGCATCTTCGGCGGCCAGACGCACAGCCAGAGCCCGGAGGCGCTGTTCACCCATGTCTCGGGCCTGAAGACGGTGGTGCCGTCCAACCCCTACGACGCCAAGGGCCTGCTGATCGCCGCGATCGAGGACAACGATCCGGTGATCTTCCTCGAGCCCAAGCGCCTCTACAACGGCCCGTTCGACGGCCATCACGACAAGCCGGTGACGCCGTGGGCGCGTCATGCGCTGGGCGAGGTGCCCGACGGCCACTACACCGTGCCGCTGGGCAAGGCGATCGTGCGCCGTCCCGGTACAGCGGTGACGGTGCTGGCCTACGGCACCATGGTCTATGTCAGTGAAGCCGCCGCGGAAGAGACCGGCATCGATGCCGAGATCATCGACCTGCGCACCCTGGTGCCCTACGACCTCGACACCATCGCCGCCTCGGTGCGCAAGACCGGCCGCTGCGTCGTCGTGCACGAGGCGACCCTGACCTCGGGCTTCGGCGCCGAGCTCAGCGCGCTGGTGCAGGAGAATTTCTTCTACCATCTGGAGGCGCCGGTGATGCGCGTCACCGGCTGGGACACGCCCTATCCGCATGCCCAGGAGTGGGACTATTTCCCCGGACCGCAGCGTGTCGGTCGCACGCTCAAGGCCGTGATGGAGGCCTGAGAGCAGGTGCGCCCTCTGCTCCTCGCATCACTGGCGTCAATCGAACTTCACCGTCGACAAGGCGCGGTCCAGCGTAGCGACGATCCGGTCGCACTCGGCGCGGGTGATGACCAGCGGCGGCGACATGGTGATCGTGTTGCCGTAGCGCCGCCCGCCAACCGACCGCCCGACCAGGAGGCCGTTGTCGCGGCAGTACTCATGGACCGCGGTGATGGCCTGCGGGCTGACCGGCTCCTTGCTGGCGCGGTCCTTCACCAGCTCGACGCCGATGAGCAGGCCCTTGCCGCGGATATCTCCGACCACCTTGTGCTTCATCAAGGTGCGCAGCCCGTCCTGCAGATAGGCGCCCATCTCGGCCGCGCGGTCGGCGAGCTTCTCGGCTTCCAGGATCTCGATGTTGCGGACGGCGACCGCGGCCGAGACCGGATGCCCGCCGTAGGTATTGACCTGACCGACCTGCCGGTTTTCCGACGCCTCGCCGTAGAAGCTGTCGAACACGTTGTTCTTCACCACCGTCGCGGCGATCGGCAGATAGGCGCTCGATATGCCCTTGGCGATCGCGACAATGTCCGGCGCGACGTCATAGTGCTGGTGAGCGAACATCTTGCCGGTTCGGCCGAAGCCGTTGATCACCTCGTCGATGTGCAGAAGGATGCCGTACTTGCGGCAAAGCTTCTCCACCTCGGGCAGGTACTCGTCGGGCGGCACGGCGACGCCGACGCCGCTCATGATCGGCTCGATCAGCACTTCTGCGACCGTCTCGGGACCTTCGCCCAGGATGGTGTTCTCGATGTTCTTGACGCAGGCCAAGCCGCAGCTCGGATAGTCGAGGCCGAACGGGCAGCGATAGCAGTGGGGATGGGCGACATGCACGAAGTCGCCCGAGTAGGGCTCGAACTTCGCCTTGCGCTCACCCATGCCACCGGCGTCCAGGGTCGCGAGAGTCGTGCCGTGATAGGAGAAGTAGCGGCTGATCGTCTTGAAGCGATAGTGCCCAGGGTGCTCGTGCTTCATGTACTGGCGGGCGATCTTGAAGCCGGCCTCGTTCGCTTCGGAACCCGAATTGACGAAGTAGGTGTGATACCCGCCGCCCATCAGCTCGTTGATCTTCTCGGCCAACGCCGCGGCCGGCACGTTCATCGCGGTGTGTGGGAAATAGGCGAGCTCCCGCAGCTGCGCCGCCGCAACCTCGGCAAGTTCGGTGCGGCCGTACCCGATGTTGACGCACCACAGGCCGGCCATGGCATCGAGATAGGCGGTTCCATCGGCATCGTAGATCGTCGAGCCTTCAGCGCCGGTCACCACGATCTGCTTGGCCTCCAGCGCCTTGTGCTGGACGATGGGATGGAGAACGTTGCTCAGATCCCGGTTCACAACGGCCTGTCGGATGGCAGGGTCGGGTGCGTTGGTGAGTGACATGGCTCCCTCGCGATTCGGCTAGCGGATGTGGCCCGGCGCGGGTGGTGCGCTGCGGCTGAGACGTGTCGAATTGGTGTCGAGGGCGCCTAGCCTCGCTTCTCCGCCACCCGGCGTGGTCCTGCACGTGAGACGAGCTATCTGACTGACCGCCCAAAGAAACACGGCACCCAAGCATTGGGACGGTAGGTCCGGTGCAGGCCGTTGTCAAATTGGCACTAGTTGAGATAGTGTTGCAAATATAACAACATCCGTGGACGCTGCATGAAGACGGCACGGAAGGCGATCCGACTCCTTCGCCAGTTCACCCGCGAGGAGCCTGACCTCGGTGTCAGCGAGCTTGCGCGCCGCCTGGAGATGGATCGGGCCGGCGTCCATCGTCTACTGCGCGCCATGATGCTCGAGCGTTTCATCGAGCAGGACCCGGAGACGCAGCGATATCGCCTGGGCTTCGGCGTGCTCGACGTCGCCGCCGTGCGGCTCAGCCAGCATGGGCTGCTCAACATCGCGCCGCCGCACCTCGAGCGGTTGCGGGATGAAATCGGCGAAACTGTTGCGATCCTCGTCGCGGACGGACACGAGTCGGTGTGCCTGGCGGTAGTCGAAAGCAGGCACATGGTGCGTGTCGGCTACGATATCGGTGAACGAGCGCCACTGTACGCGTCGGCGGGTGGCCAGGTGCTGCTGGCGTATTTTGCCGAGGCCGATCGACATGTGGTCTATGCTGCCGGCCTGCGACGGTACACACCGCGCACACTGACCGACGTCGTGGTCCTGGAAAAGCGACTGGCCCACATTCGCGCGAAGCGCGCGGGTTGGGCCGAAGACAGCTATTTCGAAGGCGTTGTCGGCGCTGCCGCACCGATCTTCGATCCGAAGCAGCGGGTTTCCGCGGTGGTCACCCTGGCGGCGCCGATGCAGCGCTGCGGCGTGGGCGACCTGCCACGGCTGAGTGCCGCGGCACGGCGCACGGCCGAGGCCATTGCCGAAGAATGGTCAGGGCTGTCCGTGCGCAGCCAGCGGTTGGCGGTAGGACCGGCACGGCCCATCTAGGAGTCTGTGGCCCCCTCGGGTCCTCGCGACCGGTCGCCTCGCGCGCCAGCTCGGCATGAATCGGCGTACCCTGCGCATCCGTCAGATCGCTTGCGTAGCGCAGGTCTTCGGGTGAATGTCGCGATTGAGGGATTGCGGTCCAGGTCATCGTGCTCTCCTTCGAATCCCGCAGATTCGAGGGATTCACAGCCTCCCAAAGTCACTCGTCCCTTCTTCCAGCCAGGCCTCTGAGATGGGCATCCGCATCATCAAGCTGCCCGATGTCGGCGAGGGCGTCGCCGAAGCCGAGGTGGTGGAGTGGCATGTCGAGATCGGCCAGTCGGTGCTCGAGGACCAGATCCTCGCCGCCGTGATGACCGACAAGGCCACGGTCGAGATCCCCTCGCCCGTCGCCGGCAAGGTGATCGCGCTGGGCGCCGAGGTCGGCGGTGTGCTCGCCGTCGGCGCCGAGCTGGTGCGCCTCGAAGTCGCCGGCGAGGGCGACAGCGAGGTCGCCGCCGCGCCGCGCGAGGCCGCGCCGCCTGCGGCACCGAAGCCGCCGGTCGCGATGCCGACACCAGCACCCGAGCGCGAGGCCCCGGCTGCGTCTGTGGTGACCACGCGCGCGCCGCTGGGGCCGCCGCGTGCGGCGGGCGAGAAGCCGCTGGCCTCGCCCGCTGTACGCCGGCGCGCACGCGATGCCGGCGTCGATCTGCGCCAGGTGCGCGGATCGGGGCCGGCGGGTCGCATCGGCCATGAGGACCTCGACGTCTTCCTGCGCGGCGCGTCGGGTCCGGCGAAGGCCGGTGGGCGCGGTGCCAACACCGATGTCGAGACGGTGAAGGTGATCGGCCTGCGCCGGCGCATCGCGCAGAAGATGGCCGACTCCAAGCGGCGGGTGGCGCACTTCTCCTACGTCGAGGAGGTCGACGTCACGGTGCTGGAGGAGCTGCGCGCCTCGCTCAACACGCAGGGCGATCGGCCGCGGCTGACCTTGATGCCGTTCCTGATGCTGGCGCTGGTCAAGGCGGTGGCCGAGTTCCCCGACATGAACGCGCTGTACGACGACGAGGCCGAGACCATCGAGCGGCACGGCGGCGTGCACATCGGCGTCGCCACGCAGACGCCGGCGGGGCTGATGGTGCCTGTCGTGCGCCATTGCGAGGCGCGCGACCTGTGGGACTGCGCGTCGGAGGTGCGCCGGCTGGCCGAGGCGGCGCGCGAGAACCGCGCCGGCCGCGCCGAGCTTTCCGGCTCGACCATCACCATCACCAGCCTCGGCGCCTTGGGCGGCATCGTCACCACGCCGGTGGTCAACCGGCCCGAGGTGGCGATCATCGGCGTCAACAAGCAGGTGGTGCGCCCGGTCTGGCAGGACGGCCAGTTCGTGCCGCGCACCATGATGAACCTCTCCTCGTCCTTCGATCATCGCGTCATCGACGGCTACGTCGCCGCGCAGTTCATCCAGCGCATCAAGGCGCTGCTGGAAACGCCGGCGACGATCTTCATGGAGTCCTGAGATGGCCGAGCTCACCACCAGGGTGCTGGTCATAGGCGGCGGACCCGGCGGCTATGTCTGCGCTATCCGCGCCGGCCAGCTCGGTCTCGACACCGTGCTGGTCGAGCAGGGCGGCGTCGGCGGCGGGCTGGGCGGCACCTGCCTCAATGTCGGCTGCATCCCCTCGAAGGCGATCATCCACGCCGCCGAGGCCTACGCGCATGCGGTCGAGCAATCCAGGGCCGCGTCTTTCGGCATCCGCATCGAGCGCCCGAGCATCGACTTCGCGCGCACCATCGAGTGGAAGGACGGCATCGTCGGCCGCCTGACCGGCGGCGTCGGCGCGCTGCTCAAGCGCCATCGCGTGCGCATCGTGCAGGGCCGCGCGACGATGACCGACGGCAAGACCTGCCAGGTCGAGACCGACACCGGCACCGACCGCATCCGCGCCGAGCACGTCGTGCTGGCCACCGGCTCGCAGCCCGCTTCGCTGCCCGCCCTGCCCTTCGGCGGCCGCGTGATCTCCTCGACCGAGGCGCTGGCGTTGACCTCGATCCCCGAACGGATGGTCGTCGTCGGCGCCGGCTATATCGGCCTGGAGCTGGGAACCGCCTTCGCCAAGCTGGGCGCGAAGGTGACGGTCCTCGAAGCCGAGGACCGCATCCTGCCGGCCTATGACGCCGAGCTGGTGCGCCCGGTGGCGCGGCGGCTGAAGGCGCTGGGCGTCGAGGTGCTGACCGCGACGCGTGCCTCGGGGCTGAGCGACTCGGGCGATGCCGTCATGGTCGGAAAGCGCGCCATTGCCGCCGACCGCATCCTGGTCGCGACGGGGCGGCGCGCGCGCATCTCAGGCTTCGGGCTGGAGCGGCTTGACCTGACCATGAACGGCAACGACACCGTGCGCATCGATGAGCACTGCATGACCTCGATGCGCAATGTCTGGGCGATCGGCGACGTCACCGGCGAGCCGATGCTGGCGCATCGCGCCATGGCGCACGCCGTGGTGGTCGCCGAGCAGATCGCCGGCCAGCGCCGCGTCTTCGATGCCCAGGCGATCCCGGCGGTGTGCTTCACCGATCCCGAGATCGTCACCGTCGGCCTGTCGCCCGACGACGCGCGCAAGAACGGCCGCGAGGTGCTGAGCGCGAGCTTCCCCTTCCAGGCCAACGGCCGCGCGCTTTCCATGGCGGCCGAGGACGGCTTCGTGCGCGTGATCGCGCGCGCCGACAACCACGTGATCCTCGGCATTGCGGCCGTCGGCCAGAAGGTCTCCGAGCTCGCCGGCAGCTTCGCGCTGGCGCTGGAGATGGGCGCGCGGCTCGAGGACATCGCTGGCACGATCCATGCACATCCGACCCTGGGCGAGGCCTTCCACGAAGCCAGCCTGCGCGCGCTGGGCGAGGCGCTGCATATCTAACCTGTCATCCCGAGCGTAGCGAGGGATCTAGGCCGGACCTGGATCCCTCGCTACGCTCGGGATGACAAGGGGAGCGCCATGACCAAACCCTTCCACCTCGCCTGGTTCCTCT harbors:
- a CDS encoding aminotransferase class III-fold pyridoxal phosphate-dependent enzyme encodes the protein MSLTNAPDPAIRQAVVNRDLSNVLHPIVQHKALEAKQIVVTGAEGSTIYDADGTAYLDAMAGLWCVNIGYGRTELAEVAAAQLRELAYFPHTAMNVPAAALAEKINELMGGGYHTYFVNSGSEANEAGFKIARQYMKHEHPGHYRFKTISRYFSYHGTTLATLDAGGMGERKAKFEPYSGDFVHVAHPHCYRCPFGLDYPSCGLACVKNIENTILGEGPETVAEVLIEPIMSGVGVAVPPDEYLPEVEKLCRKYGILLHIDEVINGFGRTGKMFAHQHYDVAPDIVAIAKGISSAYLPIAATVVKNNVFDSFYGEASENRQVGQVNTYGGHPVSAAVAVRNIEILEAEKLADRAAEMGAYLQDGLRTLMKHKVVGDIRGKGLLIGVELVKDRASKEPVSPQAITAVHEYCRDNGLLVGRSVGGRRYGNTITMSPPLVITRAECDRIVATLDRALSTVKFD
- a CDS encoding 3-methyl-2-oxobutanoate dehydrogenase (2-methylpropanoyl-transferring) subunit alpha, with product MPETRPLTFHVPAPAVRPGGTPDFSDVKISPAGAVRRPEIDVAPEDIRDLAFDIIRVLNRNSEAVGPWAGLLTHEALLEGLRHMMTLRAFDARMQMAQRQGKTSFYMQHMGEEAVSCAFRKALSPGDMNFPTYRQAGLLIAGGYPMLDMMNQIYSNELDPLKGRQLPVMYSSREHGFFSISGNLATQFVQAVGWAMASAMKRDTKIAAGWIGDGSTAESDFHSALVFASTYKAPVVLNIVNNQWAISTFQGIARGGSGTFAARGLGFGIPALRVDGNDYLAVHAVAKWAIERARSNLGPTLVEYVTYRVGAHSTSDDPSAYRPKTESDAWPLGDPVLRLKNHLIREGTWSEERHKQAEAEILSTVISVQKEAESHGTLHSGPHPSARDMFEGVYAEMPPHLRRQRQQGGV
- a CDS encoding L-aspartate oxidase, with amino-acid sequence MNPILRNQPVIIGDGLAGLMTALLLAPQPVVLLARAALGDGAASQLSQGGIAAALGDDDRASLHAADTCAAGDGLTDPMVAARIATAGPAAIARLVDLGVAFDRDATGRLALGLEAAHSRRRIVHAAGDGTGAAIMRALIDAVRRTPSIAVVEAMQARRLLVDEQGTSGVLAAGGSGACVLPTRMVVLATGGLGGLFRHTTNPLGAIGHGVALAARAGATVADMEFVQFHPTALDVGRDPMPLVSEAVRGEGAVLVDETGYRFLEGKGRAELEPRDVVARGVAAHLAAGHRVFLDAREALGARFAQRFPAITALCRESGIDPVTQPIPVRPAAHYQMGGIAVDDDGRATVDGLWACGEVAATGLHGANRLASNSLLEAVVTAQRAARSVSGTMTARATTPQPAMLPPAPDPTDVRATISEALGVVRERAGIERAMERLQPLAFGATAAADPALVGLLIATAALARTESRGGHWRRDFPRTSPAWAHRLTQRVNDGGPHVVCRMMPSHASRTLAAGD
- a CDS encoding 2-oxo acid dehydrogenase subunit E2 encodes the protein MGIRIIKLPDVGEGVAEAEVVEWHVEIGQSVLEDQILAAVMTDKATVEIPSPVAGKVIALGAEVGGVLAVGAELVRLEVAGEGDSEVAAAPREAAPPAAPKPPVAMPTPAPEREAPAASVVTTRAPLGPPRAAGEKPLASPAVRRRARDAGVDLRQVRGSGPAGRIGHEDLDVFLRGASGPAKAGGRGANTDVETVKVIGLRRRIAQKMADSKRRVAHFSYVEEVDVTVLEELRASLNTQGDRPRLTLMPFLMLALVKAVAEFPDMNALYDDEAETIERHGGVHIGVATQTPAGLMVPVVRHCEARDLWDCASEVRRLAEAARENRAGRAELSGSTITITSLGALGGIVTTPVVNRPEVAIIGVNKQVVRPVWQDGQFVPRTMMNLSSSFDHRVIDGYVAAQFIQRIKALLETPATIFMES
- the lpdA gene encoding dihydrolipoyl dehydrogenase, which translates into the protein MAELTTRVLVIGGGPGGYVCAIRAGQLGLDTVLVEQGGVGGGLGGTCLNVGCIPSKAIIHAAEAYAHAVEQSRAASFGIRIERPSIDFARTIEWKDGIVGRLTGGVGALLKRHRVRIVQGRATMTDGKTCQVETDTGTDRIRAEHVVLATGSQPASLPALPFGGRVISSTEALALTSIPERMVVVGAGYIGLELGTAFAKLGAKVTVLEAEDRILPAYDAELVRPVARRLKALGVEVLTATRASGLSDSGDAVMVGKRAIAADRILVATGRRARISGFGLERLDLTMNGNDTVRIDEHCMTSMRNVWAIGDVTGEPMLAHRAMAHAVVVAEQIAGQRRVFDAQAIPAVCFTDPEIVTVGLSPDDARKNGREVLSASFPFQANGRALSMAAEDGFVRVIARADNHVILGIAAVGQKVSELAGSFALALEMGARLEDIAGTIHAHPTLGEAFHEASLRALGEALHI
- a CDS encoding alpha-ketoacid dehydrogenase subunit beta, whose translation is MPRRTMVEAIRDAMDVSMQRDDNVVVFGEDVGYFGGVFRCTQGLQQKFGSSRCFDTPISELGIVGTAVGMAAYGLRPCIEIQFADYMYPAYDQIVSEAARLRYRSNGQFTVPMVVRMPTGGGIFGGQTHSQSPEALFTHVSGLKTVVPSNPYDAKGLLIAAIEDNDPVIFLEPKRLYNGPFDGHHDKPVTPWARHALGEVPDGHYTVPLGKAIVRRPGTAVTVLAYGTMVYVSEAAAEETGIDAEIIDLRTLVPYDLDTIAASVRKTGRCVVVHEATLTSGFGAELSALVQENFFYHLEAPVMRVTGWDTPYPHAQEWDYFPGPQRVGRTLKAVMEA
- a CDS encoding IclR family transcriptional regulator, coding for MKTARKAIRLLRQFTREEPDLGVSELARRLEMDRAGVHRLLRAMMLERFIEQDPETQRYRLGFGVLDVAAVRLSQHGLLNIAPPHLERLRDEIGETVAILVADGHESVCLAVVESRHMVRVGYDIGERAPLYASAGGQVLLAYFAEADRHVVYAAGLRRYTPRTLTDVVVLEKRLAHIRAKRAGWAEDSYFEGVVGAAAPIFDPKQRVSAVVTLAAPMQRCGVGDLPRLSAAARRTAEAIAEEWSGLSVRSQRLAVGPARPI
- a CDS encoding carboxylating nicotinate-nucleotide diphosphorylase: MTLPPLPALMIEAPVRAALLEDLGRAGDITTSAIIPVEARAETALVARQPGVVAGLDVAALAFRLIDPTIETRIARADGTRVEPGDGIAVISGPTRGILTAERVALNFLGHLSGVASATATLVAAVAGHKARICCTRKTLPGLRALQKYAVRAGGGVNHRFGLDDAVLIKDNHVAAAGGVGNAIRGARDGVGHLVKIEVEVDSLEQLDEAMAVGVDAVLLDNMTPPMLAEAVRRVAGRAVTEASGRITPATAPAIAASGVDLISAGWLTHSAQVLDIGLDWLAQDGRRAAA